Genomic DNA from Ctenopharyngodon idella isolate HZGC_01 chromosome 1, HZGC01, whole genome shotgun sequence:
GTTaccaataaaattaaatcatttacactgaaaaattatacctgcattaaataatgtttaacgATTCTTTTAAACGTGAAcctaaaccgccagtaggtggcggcaggTGGCCGTCTTAATGAGTGATTAATTGAGTcgttcattcaaacgattcattcaaacggctgattcattcaagaatcaGGCAGTTGTTTACGAATGGGTAAATGAATCTTCGACTCAAGCGtttcgttcaaaacgctgaatcattcagtaatgaaacacgACTGAGTGTTTCTGTGAGATGCGATATGATTCtgttgtgatctttgtttggaactattttcgctgctgaaatagaacaaaacagtcaatattgcatctaaaatgtaagtgacggAATTTGAactacttgtttattgaactgttgtatgaaataaGTCACATTTTCGTGATGGTATACAGGAAATCAGCACTGGTCGTGTGATGTTGCTTAACTGtatgttgtaaatataaaaactctacatttttaattttttaatgcagtattttaactgagtttctttgtgtgtgttgcgctcatttgttttaatttctccTCGCGAGGCCACGCGTgctgtggaatacttgattctgattggtcaatcgcgcCATCCAGCAGTATGTTATTCCCTAATAACAACCGCTAAAAACAGATAACACAGGCTCATCCGGGTAACTTAAATCTGCAGTGCTAACAGTTTTCCTCATGGAAGTTTTGCGTTTAAAGAGCtaatacaatattacaatagtttcatacaaacgcagctgctgccattttgcgacTATTGTTTTGTTCACTGTAATGGATAGGCCTATAAGATAACAAACAGGCgtgattttaaatcagtttcatCTCAGATCAGCATCTCTTATgcccataattatttatgtggcgAAATGCTGTGTAATATGTGGTATGATTGTACAAATCTATTAAATGTCCGTCTAGTTTGAACTTGCCCTTGCTAGCAACTGCTCTCTCCGCGGAAGCTTTGCGCAAGTAGCCATGTAATAtgcgggataatgtacatccagacGGTTGTTATCACAGAATAAACCCCAacagggtgatcaggacccTGATGCAAAGCGACTTACTTATCCATTATCAGTCGCCACTTACACtgaatgaaataatatatatatagcattaaggttttttgtttgtttgtttgttttttacaggaTCCTTGCAAAACCACTATGTAATAAAAAGCACacgtaccactctttatcatcGTATGAAACAAGGTCATAGATCTTCTTGTACAGTTGGAGGGAACTGGATCCTATATAAGCTTTCCGAAAAGGGAGCAGGGCTGCATAGAACTGTGAATTGAAAAATAGAATTTACACTGAAGATCTATAGTGCTCGAAAACCAATCAATTAAAATGCTGCATCATACTTCACATGGGCTGCCTcataacaaatatttataatgtaggttTCCTGAGCAACAACCCATGAAACATGTTGTTTATGGTTTATTTAACCTCTTGACAGATTTCATTGAGTTTCGAGGTACTTTCTCCATATTCCAGCTCAAAATCCAAGGTGTAGCTGAGCAGAGCGAGGCAGCCTCCTGGCCTCAGAATCCTGTCTGCCTCCCGCAGGAAGCGCGGATGGTCAAACCAGTGAGCAGCTGACATGGATGTAACCAAGTCGGCCACATCATCCTCAAAGGGCAACTCCTCTGCAGGACTCTGTCTAATGGAGCAGGATAAACAGATAAATGTACATAAGTGTGAGTATACACTAGTGGGAAAAATAAGGGGAAAAAAGTGGATAAAAACataattgcataaaaaaaatgaagaatataagatataaaaaaaataaaaaatatattaaaaatatattaaaatgtaaaaaaaaaaaaaaaaaaaaaaattatatatagttagttaggtttaggggtaggttcagggttagtacctagttattaccagGTTATTGTAATTATAATAAGTGCATACATGGGTACATGCAGTACCTTAATATTCTTTGAAATATCTTgtcagtaccatggtattgcCGTATGATACCCTCACATACCATGGTACTGTTTGCCACGGTACTTTTTTTAAGGATAATGAAGAGAAGAAATGTTCTATATCTCCTTACAGGTGTTGTTATTTTATACCTGTAACACAAGTTTGCTGCATGATCTTTAGCCTCGGCTATCTCCAGTTGAGCTGAACTGATATCTGTCCCGACCACAGTCATAAAGTGAGGGGCCAGTAGCTCAGTGCCCTGTCCTGATCCACAGCCCACATCCACTGCCAGATCAAGCTCCTCCTTTATCTGTTCATAGAGGTGAGAAGAAAGCTATGCTGGTGTGTTTTCAACAGCTGACTTCATTGCATCTGTGATGAAGACTTAAAAGGATAGCTtaagtaaaaatgaaatttttagtcattttgttccaaacccatataattttctttcttttcacatttaccTTATGTAGCAACGTGGAAGTAAGCTATACACtctaaatgctgggttaaaaacaacccaagttgagttgaaattggacaaacccagcaactggattgttgggttaaatgtttgactaacctgctgggtagttttatttaactcaactattgtttaaaaatgactgtattgctcgcttaaaatgaaaaagtatgttggaaatatgtataataaatcaacatttattaataagtttaatgaataataattaaacaataaacatttattaaattgcttaataataaatgttcaccttttgattattattgttgcctctagtaattatgtgtctgatttttaatttccaacctattttgggttcattttaagccagccatatagtaatttttaaacaatagttgagttaaataacactgcccagcaggttggttaAACATTTAAccaccgctgggttaaaacaacccaattgctggatttgtcaattttcaacccaacttgggttgtttttaaaccaGCATTTATAGAGTGTATTTTTCCGATTCATTTTCCATTATAGGTAGCCtacaaataagtaaataatggGAAGAATAACAAAATGctttaaatgctaaaataattagtgctacaaaccagtgtgtttatgattatgataataaattaaaataatatgataacaaGTAACAGTTTCAAGCattatcaagcagcataacggacagtttttgtacagctaaaataaatggaagcagATGAGACATCAGAAATGTCCGCTCTTACATTGAGAATGAGGTGAATAACACATGAAATCTGgctttttgtgtttcacaaaaaaaaaaaagaagaagaaaaaaaacatgcaggTTTCAAACATTAGGATTtacaaatgatgacagaaatttgatttatataggctatttactatttctttaatatttcattaatgAAGTAAATGTGGATAAATCCATAAATAGGCCTACTGTACTTCAGCTTATAGTCAAAAAAGgaacactgaacatattttaaaagacTAAGAATGTTTGCAAAAGTTTTAAAGCAATAAGTGGACTTACTGCATATCTGCTATATCTTATCAGATATAAATCTAAATCCGTTCTGTAAAATAGGATCAAAGTTTCACAAGCTAAATAATGATAAACACTTTGTTTTCACATGTCTTTGATTCTTTTCCATATAGTTTCAGTAAAGACAAATAAAACATCAGATACATAATGTGCTGAGTCATTCTGACAAAAgctttttcaaacacacatcCATCTCACATACTCTTTTTCGGAGGAAGTTCAGCACTTCATCTATGAGTTCCTGAGGAGGAGACACCCGGTGACGCTGGTAAGATTCAGCATGTTCTTTTCCCTCAAAATGTCTCTGAGCCATTTCCCTTTTCTAGAGCTCCTGCTAGTCAACCCAACAGACCAACCTGAGTGTATGACTCAGGGTTATTCATTAAAACAACCATAGGTGGAGCATGTGTAAGGCTGGGCAAGGCTTGGCCTTCCACTGGAATTATCTCACTCAAACTACTGAGTGACTACTGCTGCTTCGGATTGCTTTTAGAGGTAAAAGCTGCCAATAACTGCTCCGTTTTCTCCGTCATGATAGCATATCAACGAAACATTTGGCAAACTATCCAGTGTGTATCTGTGTTTGCACTCTGGAGAGTATCAAAGGTTtctttttaggggttcaagcgtgtagcgctgaaaccctattgtaattgttaaaattcccaaggatcagcattctcccctaaagttttttactttaaagttttcaggtattttggatttttttaaaaacctacttttgcaaactagtgcAGCAaaattctctggagtctgattgtcaataattatcaaaaaaagatgaaatttcgcttcacggtccctaagggccgccaaaacgttCGAAGTGGGAGGAGCCACTTtaactaaaatggctataactcgtgaacggaatgagatattttcaccaaactcagcacacatacataagagctcattctgtggtcgcgtGAAAAAGGACGCAGCAACTGGCtacttggtggtgctataacccTTAAAAATGCCTATAACTATGGAACCCTAagtctgattgacttgaaaattggtaTGCGGTCCAAGGTGCCAAGACTGCCTTTGAGGACATTCATGTATCTCGAAAAACACGGCCGGCGGCAGCCAATGAATTTGAGCGGCTttcagacaaggttaacagagGCCGATTGGAatgaaactcgctgggcctgtttgactcacgggcCTACcctgtgagaaattcgaaagaaatcggccaccagTGGGTGCTTTTGAGTTTTTCACATGCGTAAAGGGTTGTATATCACGCGAGTTTTAACACACGCCCACAACATTCAtgccacatggtagaactcctcatcctgagcaactttgcctctaggaccgccggTGTCTGTCGaatcatttgttaaatattggtgattatttcaaaaaccaactttggcgaactaatcctaggtttttggctcaacctcgataactgttaaaaagctttaaaaaacatatatttcctttggtaaattgcctgtattggctgtaaatggacttttccatctatgattaagatggttacaggcttgctaattaaaacataatacctttttacggATATGCTTAAAGACCTTAAACCACTTTaacccgataattgctgctcgcagctataacgtgtttttgcagcattgagaaacgtagccaatcacagacacaaCCGTTGATTTCTTGAATGCAATGTCCAATCAGAGTTGTAAAAGTTAGAATCCACTCACCTCTCAAAGGGATTCATTGTTCAGTCAGCTTCTTTGATTATAACAGAACTTTGTGAGATTGAGATTAACTAAAGtgagtgacagctttttagtgattaaaAAGGGAGTGCTCCTTGCGCGTTTTCTAGACAATAggctatattaataatatatatataggcctaatatatattcagaatttgaattaaacttttgtttttcatatgCTACTTGACCAGCGGCCATGTACACTGCAAAAGTTTTGGGATTGACATCCACATATATGCAGGATTCACTCTCAAAATGGCAATATTTGACATAGTGGTGATTGCAACAGCAATGGACGGGATTAAAATATGATATGTTGAAATAGATGCATTAAGAATAGAGCACCCCCACTAATTTCTAAAGCACCTCGGCCTCAGTGATTCGATTCTGGAACCGGGCCAGGTCCAAACACAGGATTTGGCTGCACTGGGTAAGGCAGTGGTTTGTGAACATAACcactttaataacaaataatttataggGAGCGTTTATGCTTGGATGTGTAGGTTGTTGCTAGGCAGTAACACGTAACTTGAAACTATTTCATGgaaatctatttaaatgtgtttttaaaggggaAGTGGAGTTGGTTCACCCTCCGCCTGTGAATACAGCCGCCTTCACTGTGTTCGCGCAGTCTAGAGTGCTTTTATTAGTGACAAATTAACAGTATAAGGTTTAACACTGAAAATGTTGGATATGTTACAATCCACAGTGGTTTTGTATATGTATCCATTAtgcatgttttataatattatactaTCATAGCAAATGTAACACGTGCAGAAGACAGGATCTTGTTGTCACACTGGATAGTATCTCTTAAATTACACATATTAATTTCAAACACCTAGttcaaaactaaataaaaaaaatatatatatatatatataacattattttctgAATTCTGCTTTTATAACAAAATGTAGGCTTTTTTAACTTTTgatatagtaatagtaatattttgtatataaatttttaacaATACACAAAACAATGTCAATAAATTGGAGGTTTCCTTGTGACAACTTACCTCAaatgttaaatgaatgaaattgtgtatttacacatatataatcattttttttaagtttttaagtttgtATGTAATATATTCCTACAGGTTAAAATAGACctaacttaaaaaatataagtAGTACTGTTGTAATAAATGTGACAGCTAGCCCCAGTCTCTCCAGCACAATGTGCCTCTTGTCAAGAAGATGCAATGAGCAGCAGGGGGCGCTATCAGACAGCAGAACATGTTCAGCTCTGGCACTAGTGCACTAcactaatttaaacattttcatgCACTGTgatctgaacacacacacactgtaatgcAAGTTATTTTGATATAAAATCATATTGTTATTACCATAACCAAACAAATACCTTTTTTTATAGTTTAAGTTCTGTTTTGATTATTTCCTCAAATTTGACTGCTATGACTAATTATTACACATAATTTGTGTAATAAATATcttttgaaagagagagagcaaaaaaACCTTGCCAAATCAGCATGTCACAAACAATCTGCCCAGAGAAACAAAGGTTGTACTAGATTAAATTTCACGCATGCTGATTGGCTGAATAATATTACCAGCTCCGCCTACTTACTAAGTCTCTGATGACTTGTGTTGGGCTGTCAAATCACCGGTGCTCTTGACGTGACAGCTGCGAGACCGTCAATAAGTCAGGAAGCTGGTCATCGGGCAGCCAATTCCCTAAGCCGCACGGGTTTAAGGGTTTTAATTATTCATTGGTCACACGTCTGGTCCATACACGAATCAATCAGACCAGCCTGTGTTTGGATGGGTTTATAGGTGTCAGGGCAGAGAGGCCTGGACCCGTGTACCTCAGCACTGCTCAGCCCTGCAGATAAAATCAATCACTGCTGATCACATCAGTATTTGCATCCAATGCCACACCTgtcagagaaacacacacacacagagagagagagagagagagtatatgCAAAAAGAGGATGCACTTTATTTTTGACCAGAAACATACTTCAAACCAATTTTATAGTTCCTGATtcaatttaatgaatcattcagaccgTTCATTTCAACTAATCAAAGCAACTGATTTGAGTAATCGCTAAAGAGTCTAAAGGTGCAGTGCAGTCTGTTGTCAGTTGTGTAGTGATTTATGAAGCATGACTCACACAGacgtcactttcaaaccaagccacTTTCTGTTTGTCAATTTGGAAGCTTGTATCCGCCACAgactaaaaaatgtaaaagataactgtgaatttttatctcacaattgtgagtttacatcttgcaattttgacttcttttctcagaattgtgagatataaactcgcaattgtgagttataaagtccagttctgaggggaaaaaaatcagctcacaattctgacattttcttaCAATGGGGGTTATGC
This window encodes:
- the si:ch211-93g23.2 gene encoding putative methyltransferase DDB_G0268948; this translates as MAQRHFEGKEHAESYQRHRVSPPQELIDEVLNFLRKRIKEELDLAVDVGCGSGQGTELLAPHFMTVVGTDISSAQLEIAEAKDHAANLCYRQSPAEELPFEDDVADLVTSMSAAHWFDHPRFLREADRILRPGGCLALLSYTLDFELEYGESTSKLNEICQEFYAALLPFRKAYIGSSSLQLYKKIYDLVSYDDKEWHECLKVRMMMPLSRFIGLVETFSSYQGFLEKDPVEAKKLSQTITDRLLEAMGASSTDTEVTVIVKYFYLLASKPQKS